The following proteins are encoded in a genomic region of Arcobacter cloacae:
- a CDS encoding 3'-5' exonuclease, with protein sequence MAYYVLFDTETTGNQEEDKIIQFGAMIVDQKGKVEAFDELCSTDIDIKLEAMEVHNITPNLLLGKPKATQTDFYKRLEELNSNENYLIAHNISFDLGMIKKEGFVNQYQIIDTLRCAKHLFPELPYHRLQYIRYALELYKVEELEAAKHNITIKAHDAIGDVLVMKLFLTKLVAKCREIYPDYNPIEKLVDLTKTPVFIKTFRFGKYKGKDIEEVAKVDANYLNWMRTSMSDLDEDMKYTLDKVLKS encoded by the coding sequence ATGGCATATTACGTTTTATTTGATACAGAAACAACAGGAAATCAAGAAGAAGATAAAATTATTCAATTTGGTGCGATGATTGTTGACCAAAAGGGGAAAGTTGAAGCTTTTGATGAGTTGTGTTCAACTGATATTGATATAAAACTTGAAGCTATGGAAGTTCATAATATTACTCCTAATTTATTACTTGGAAAACCAAAGGCAACCCAAACAGATTTTTATAAAAGATTAGAAGAATTAAATTCAAATGAAAATTATTTAATTGCTCATAATATCTCTTTTGATTTAGGAATGATAAAAAAAGAAGGATTTGTAAACCAATATCAAATAATTGATACTTTAAGATGTGCAAAACATTTATTTCCTGAACTTCCTTATCACAGACTTCAATATATAAGATATGCTCTTGAACTTTATAAAGTTGAAGAACTTGAAGCAGCAAAACACAATATAACTATAAAAGCTCATGATGCAATCGGTGATGTGCTTGTAATGAAACTTTTTTTAACAAAACTTGTAGCTAAATGTAGAGAGATTTATCCAGATTATAATCCAATAGAAAAACTGGTAGATTTAACAAAAACTCCTGTATTTATCAAAACTTTTAGATTTGGAAAATATAAAGGTAAAGACATTGAAGAAGTAGCTAAAGTAGATGCAAACTATCTTAATTGGATGAGAACATCTATGAGTGATTTAGATGAAGATATGAAATACACTTTAGATAAAGTTTTAAAATCTTAA
- the queA gene encoding tRNA preQ1(34) S-adenosylmethionine ribosyltransferase-isomerase QueA, whose translation MLDPLKTSSYDYDLPKELIATHPVSPADCARLLVYDRKTDKITHSTFKNLMDFLPDDLSIFLNDTKVIKARIFGTKETGGKIELLLNKPLFMDRYLVMIGGKVKVGTKLFFDENLTALVLEINEDGSRVVEFFQNEKKLDFLEVVEILNKIGHLPLPPYMNRADEKKDEQDYQTLFAKNYGAVAAPTASLHFTPELLEKINNKYNVNYLTLHVGAGTFKPVDAEDILNHPMHSEYFEIGIDAKKALDNASKVLAVGTTVTRTVEYYVRTNKIQGECDLFLNPANKPIKVDCLLTNFHLPKSTLIMLIASFVGLEKTLEIYHEAIKEKYRFYSYGDGMLIL comes from the coding sequence TTGCTAGACCCATTAAAAACTTCAAGTTATGACTATGATTTACCAAAAGAATTAATTGCAACCCATCCAGTAAGTCCAGCTGATTGTGCTAGGCTTTTGGTTTATGATAGAAAAACAGATAAAATCACCCACTCAACTTTTAAAAACCTAATGGATTTTTTACCTGATGATTTATCTATATTTTTAAATGATACAAAAGTTATAAAAGCTAGAATTTTTGGTACAAAAGAAACTGGTGGAAAAATAGAATTATTACTTAATAAACCATTATTTATGGATAGATATTTAGTAATGATTGGTGGAAAAGTAAAAGTAGGAACAAAACTATTTTTTGACGAAAATTTAACAGCTTTAGTTTTAGAAATCAATGAAGATGGTAGTCGTGTTGTGGAGTTTTTCCAAAATGAGAAAAAACTTGATTTTTTAGAAGTTGTAGAAATTTTAAATAAAATAGGTCACCTTCCTCTTCCTCCTTATATGAATAGAGCTGATGAAAAAAAAGATGAACAAGATTATCAAACTTTATTTGCTAAAAATTATGGAGCAGTAGCAGCGCCTACAGCATCACTACATTTTACACCTGAACTTCTAGAAAAGATAAATAATAAATATAATGTAAATTATCTAACACTTCATGTGGGAGCTGGAACATTTAAACCAGTTGATGCTGAAGATATTTTAAATCATCCAATGCATAGTGAATATTTTGAAATAGGAATAGATGCAAAAAAAGCTTTAGATAATGCTTCAAAAGTTTTGGCTGTTGGAACAACAGTAACAAGAACAGTTGAGTATTATGTAAGAACAAATAAAATACAAGGTGAATGTGATTTATTTTTAAATCCTGCAAATAAACCTATAAAAGTTGATTGCTTACTTACAAACTTTCACTTACCAAAATCTACACTTATAATGCTAATAGCATCATTCGTAGGATTAGAAAAAACACTTGAAATTTACCATGAAGCCATAAAAGAAAAATATAGATTTTACTCTTATGGTGATGGTATGTTAATACTTTAA
- the tatC gene encoding twin-arginine translocase subunit TatC yields MFEDLKPHIADLRKRLVISSLTVVAMFFVCFAFYEPILSWMMIPVKTILPENSHMVAVEIQETFFTALKVAFFGGFVISLPVIFWQLWLFLAPGLYDHEKKLVIPFVFFATLMFLVGASFAYYIVVPVGFEFLVNFGSAVVTVLPSIGKYVGFFTKLLIGFGIAFELPVITFFLAKIGLVDDKMLKNFFRYAIILIFIISALLTPPDVISQLLMAGPLTLLYGISIYIAKVFNPAPKEEEEE; encoded by the coding sequence ATGTTTGAAGATTTAAAACCACATATAGCAGATTTGAGAAAAAGATTAGTAATTTCAAGTTTAACTGTTGTTGCTATGTTTTTTGTATGTTTTGCATTTTATGAACCAATTCTTAGTTGGATGATGATTCCTGTTAAAACTATTTTACCTGAAAATTCTCACATGGTTGCTGTTGAAATTCAAGAGACATTTTTTACAGCTTTAAAAGTTGCATTTTTTGGTGGTTTTGTTATATCTTTACCCGTGATATTTTGGCAATTATGGTTGTTTTTAGCACCTGGGCTTTATGACCATGAAAAAAAACTTGTAATTCCTTTTGTATTTTTTGCAACACTTATGTTTTTAGTTGGAGCTTCTTTTGCTTATTATATTGTTGTTCCTGTTGGATTTGAATTTTTAGTAAATTTTGGTTCGGCTGTTGTTACAGTATTACCAAGTATTGGTAAGTATGTTGGATTTTTTACAAAACTTCTAATTGGTTTTGGAATTGCTTTTGAATTACCTGTTATCACATTTTTCCTTGCAAAAATAGGACTTGTTGATGATAAAATGTTAAAAAACTTTTTTAGATATGCAATAATTCTTATTTTTATTATTTCAGCACTTTTAACTCCTCCTGATGTTATTAGTCAATTATTAATGGCTGGTCCATTAACTTTACTTTATGGAATATCTATTTACATAGCAAAAGTATTTAATCCAGCTCCAAAAGAAGAAGAGGAAGAGTAA
- the tatB gene encoding Sec-independent protein translocase protein TatB: protein MFGMGFMEIFLIAIVAIIALGPDKLPTAMVEIAKFINKFKNGLADAKTTLDNELNISEMKAEANKFKSQIEETKASLSMDSKIDLGLNDILNDDVKSSTNEKKVETQIVEEKKSEKVSFKKEDKFKVKLDEKKEDNA, encoded by the coding sequence ATGTTTGGAATGGGCTTTATGGAAATTTTTTTAATTGCAATAGTTGCAATTATTGCATTAGGACCTGATAAACTACCTACAGCTATGGTTGAGATAGCAAAATTTATCAATAAATTTAAAAATGGACTTGCAGATGCAAAGACAACTTTAGATAATGAACTAAATATTTCAGAAATGAAAGCAGAAGCTAATAAATTTAAATCGCAAATTGAAGAGACAAAGGCTTCTTTATCAATGGATTCAAAAATAGATTTAGGATTAAATGATATTCTAAATGATGATGTAAAATCATCAACAAATGAAAAAAAAGTTGAAACACAGATTGTTGAAGAGAAAAAAAGTGAAAAAGTCTCTTTCAAAAAAGAGGATAAATTTAAAGTAAAATTAGATGAAAAAAAAGAGGATAATGCTTAA
- a CDS encoding DnaJ domain-containing protein — MEIIVLIVVIAILFLIGKNYKTEEFKNINLKRKEIFQGDLMHHEAGLLVALMAKVSKADGKVCELEAEVLKHTFTDISNHFENQEEIREKLKALYAKEKESFDNLIDICNKLYNLTKHDYNKRVKIMEYLLNLAFIDKEFSNTEKMITEDISNALKIKLEDFDNLIKTFESFYAQQAMNKALSLENAYDILESKPSDDDATLKKNYRNLVKKHHPDIISGQGAAQSIIDEATQKLQEINEAYEIIKKDRGI, encoded by the coding sequence ATGGAAATCATAGTTTTAATAGTTGTTATAGCAATTTTATTTCTAATAGGAAAAAATTATAAAACTGAAGAATTTAAAAATATAAATTTGAAGAGAAAAGAGATTTTTCAAGGTGATTTGATGCATCATGAAGCTGGACTTTTAGTTGCATTAATGGCGAAAGTTTCAAAAGCAGATGGGAAAGTTTGTGAGTTAGAAGCTGAAGTTTTAAAACATACATTTACTGATATTTCAAATCACTTTGAAAATCAAGAAGAGATAAGAGAAAAATTAAAAGCTTTATATGCAAAAGAGAAAGAAAGTTTTGATAATTTAATAGATATTTGTAATAAATTATACAATTTAACAAAACATGATTATAATAAACGAGTTAAAATTATGGAATATCTTTTAAATTTGGCTTTTATTGATAAAGAGTTTTCAAATACAGAAAAGATGATTACAGAAGATATTTCAAATGCTTTAAAGATTAAATTAGAAGATTTTGATAATTTAATCAAAACTTTTGAATCTTTTTATGCTCAACAAGCTATGAATAAAGCATTGAGTTTAGAAAATGCTTATGATATTTTAGAGTCAAAACCTTCAGATGATGATGCAACACTAAAGAAAAATTATAGAAATTTAGTAAAAAAACATCATCCTGATATTATCTCAGGGCAGGGTGCAGCTCAAAGTATTATTGATGAAGCAACACAAAAACTTCAAGAGATAAATGAAGCTTATGAAATAATCAAAAAAGATAGAGGTATATGA
- a CDS encoding (2Fe-2S)-binding protein, whose product MLGFEKSYEVCNCKKVTINQIKDAIINQNALTLSEIQDITTAGTECRFCIFPEGDFGKMKKKIYCKDILNEIKKEMING is encoded by the coding sequence TTGTTAGGGTTTGAAAAATCTTATGAAGTTTGTAACTGTAAAAAAGTGACAATAAATCAAATCAAAGATGCAATAATTAACCAAAATGCTTTAACTCTTAGTGAAATACAAGATATAACAACAGCAGGAACAGAGTGTAGGTTTTGTATTTTTCCTGAGGGTGATTTTGGGAAAATGAAAAAAAAGATTTATTGTAAAGATATTTTAAATGAAATAAAAAAAGAGATGATTAATGGCTAA
- a CDS encoding (2Fe-2S)-binding protein — MAKSFPHSFEVCTCKHVTLGEIIYAIKEKGAKTLEDIGNITDAGTCCKSCKNSQSDIGVEKMELYIETILNKFNKE; from the coding sequence ATGGCTAAAAGTTTTCCACATTCATTTGAAGTTTGTACTTGTAAACATGTAACTTTAGGTGAAATAATATATGCAATAAAAGAAAAAGGTGCAAAAACCTTAGAAGATATAGGAAATATTACAGATGCAGGGACTTGTTGTAAGTCTTGCAAAAATTCACAAAGTGATATTGGTGTAGAAAAAATGGAACTTTATATAGAAACCATTTTAAATAAATTTAATAAAGAATAA
- a CDS encoding NAD+ synthase, translating into MKNWKKIKEDLIFFLKDEVSKAGLNKVTVGLSGGLDSAVVAILCQEVFKENLNCVLMPSQFSSQSSIDDAIELCEKFDIKYEIISIEPMVSGFIKNMNEDRLRIGNFSARMRMAVLYDVSSREKSLVVGTSNKSEILLGYGTIFGDTACAINPIGEIYKSDEFEFAKILGVTDAILNKAPSADLWEGQSDEAELGYTYKQMDDLLKLMIDENKSKEELIKLGFEEEFIDKITYRVKANAFKGKLPTIAKIKWS; encoded by the coding sequence GTGAAAAATTGGAAAAAAATTAAGGAAGATTTAATATTTTTCTTAAAAGATGAAGTTTCAAAAGCAGGGCTTAATAAAGTAACGGTTGGCTTATCTGGTGGCTTAGATTCAGCTGTTGTTGCTATTTTATGTCAAGAAGTATTTAAAGAAAATTTAAATTGTGTTTTAATGCCTTCACAATTCTCTTCACAAAGTTCAATTGATGATGCTATTGAACTTTGTGAAAAGTTTGATATTAAGTATGAAATTATTTCAATAGAACCAATGGTTAGTGGTTTTATAAAAAATATGAATGAAGATAGACTTAGAATTGGAAATTTTTCTGCAAGAATGAGAATGGCTGTTTTATATGATGTATCTTCAAGAGAGAAATCTTTAGTTGTTGGAACTTCAAATAAAAGTGAGATACTTTTAGGATATGGAACTATTTTTGGAGATACAGCTTGTGCTATTAATCCAATTGGAGAAATTTATAAAAGTGATGAGTTTGAATTTGCAAAAATATTAGGTGTTACAGATGCAATTTTAAATAAAGCTCCAAGTGCTGATTTATGGGAAGGTCAAAGCGATGAAGCAGAACTTGGTTATACATACAAGCAAATGGATGATTTATTAAAATTAATGATAGATGAAAATAAATCAAAAGAAGAGTTGATAAAATTAGGCTTTGAAGAAGAGTTTATAGATAAAATAACTTATAGAGTTAAAGCAAATGCTTTTAAAGGTAAATTACCAACAATAGCAAAAATAAAATGGAGTTAA
- a CDS encoding DegT/DnrJ/EryC1/StrS family aminotransferase, which produces MKKIPIFRASVDSDELNQLKQVLDSKEFLSKVLEFEESIEKFIGAKYAIATATSTAAIHLALSAIKLKRGDKILMSVNSFVNLPEVVRHFDAEPIFVDINPDDMNIDLDKFEEVLKENDSKKLRGAIITFVGGRTPDLERLYDIVEKYGIILIEDCRSSLGATYKGKKVGNLRADMTIFSTNPSISRYAVSRSGVIVTNNEEIASRAKLLRTHALTTTYDSYGNLDYVYDVVDIGHKYDLSELDAAYALAQLNKTEKFVKRRREIAALYTKRLSGVKHIEIPTYTDDNIFTQFIIKVSRNRDAFARALKERGVSTGLNYIPLHLLSYYKTKYSIKITAFPNALNNYQQILSLPIYASLTDEEANYVCDKVIEVASSWI; this is translated from the coding sequence ATGAAAAAAATACCTATATTTAGAGCATCAGTTGATAGTGATGAATTAAATCAATTAAAACAAGTACTTGATTCAAAAGAGTTTTTATCAAAAGTTTTAGAGTTTGAAGAGAGTATTGAAAAATTCATTGGTGCAAAATATGCTATTGCAACGGCAACTTCAACAGCAGCTATTCATCTTGCTTTAAGTGCTATAAAATTAAAAAGAGGTGATAAAATTTTAATGTCTGTTAACTCTTTTGTAAATTTACCTGAAGTTGTAAGACATTTTGACGCAGAACCAATTTTTGTTGATATAAATCCTGATGATATGAATATTGATTTAGATAAATTTGAAGAAGTTTTAAAAGAGAATGATTCAAAAAAATTAAGAGGAGCAATTATTACTTTTGTAGGTGGTAGAACTCCTGATTTAGAAAGATTATATGATATTGTAGAAAAATATGGGATTATATTGATTGAAGATTGTAGATCAAGTTTGGGTGCAACTTATAAAGGGAAAAAAGTAGGTAATTTAAGAGCTGATATGACAATTTTTTCAACAAATCCTTCTATTTCAAGATATGCAGTTAGTAGATCAGGTGTTATTGTTACAAATAATGAAGAGATTGCTTCAAGAGCAAAACTACTTAGAACACATGCTCTTACAACAACTTATGATAGTTATGGAAACTTAGATTATGTTTATGATGTAGTTGATATTGGACATAAATATGATTTATCGGAACTTGATGCTGCTTATGCTTTAGCTCAGTTGAATAAAACTGAAAAATTTGTAAAAAGAAGAAGAGAAATAGCAGCTTTATATACAAAAAGATTAAGTGGAGTAAAACATATAGAAATTCCTACTTATACTGATGATAATATTTTTACTCAATTTATAATCAAAGTTTCAAGAAATAGAGATGCTTTTGCTAGAGCTTTAAAAGAAAGAGGTGTTTCAACGGGACTTAATTATATTCCTTTACATCTTTTATCTTATTATAAAACAAAATATTCTATTAAAATTACAGCATTTCCAAATGCTTTAAATAACTATCAACAAATTTTGTCTTTGCCAATTTATGCAAGTTTAACTGATGAAGAGGCAAATTATGTTTGTGATAAAGTTATTGAAGTTGCATCTTCTTGGATATAA
- a CDS encoding tetraacyldisaccharide 4'-kinase — MKQKLHLWIEEYLFFPNNFQKIISFLLIPLTFIYMLIILTKRAMAKEIEFGIPIISIGNIIVGGSGKTPVTINLASKYEDVCVILRGYGRASKGLQIVSLRGKILLDVKSSGDEAMLLANSLPKATIIVSEDRKKAILKAKELACKIVFLDDGFSKYQISKFNILLRPKDEPTNIFCLPSGGYREPKSFYASADLELLEGRDFKRVITIKKDGKVCELPPKTLLLTAISKPKRLLEYLPKDIKMVSFPDHYTFTKEDILKIQEEYKDFSFLTTGKDLVKLKEFKIKNLYLMDLEIEISSNVDFSLLDEYLNSFKKES; from the coding sequence TTGAAACAAAAACTACATCTATGGATTGAAGAGTATCTCTTCTTTCCAAATAATTTTCAAAAGATTATCTCATTTTTACTAATTCCTCTAACTTTTATTTATATGCTAATTATTCTTACAAAAAGAGCAATGGCTAAAGAGATAGAGTTTGGAATTCCTATTATTTCAATTGGAAATATAATTGTTGGAGGAAGTGGAAAAACACCAGTTACAATAAATCTTGCATCTAAATATGAAGATGTTTGTGTAATTTTAAGAGGTTATGGAAGAGCTTCAAAGGGATTACAAATTGTTAGTTTAAGAGGAAAAATCTTACTTGATGTAAAATCAAGTGGAGATGAGGCGATGCTTTTAGCAAACTCTTTACCAAAAGCTACAATAATTGTAAGTGAAGATAGAAAAAAAGCTATTTTAAAAGCAAAAGAGTTAGCTTGTAAAATAGTATTTTTAGATGATGGATTTTCTAAATATCAAATCTCAAAATTTAATATTTTACTTCGACCAAAAGATGAACCAACAAATATTTTTTGTTTACCAAGTGGTGGATATAGAGAACCAAAAAGTTTTTATGCAAGTGCTGATTTAGAATTACTTGAAGGAAGAGATTTTAAAAGAGTTATAACTATTAAAAAAGATGGAAAAGTTTGTGAACTTCCTCCTAAAACTCTTTTATTAACAGCAATTTCAAAACCTAAAAGATTACTTGAGTATTTACCAAAAGATATAAAAATGGTTTCATTTCCTGATCACTATACTTTTACAAAAGAAGATATTTTAAAAATTCAAGAAGAGTATAAAGATTTTTCATTTCTTACAACAGGAAAAGATTTGGTAAAATTAAAAGAGTTTAAGATAAAAAATCTATATTTAATGGACTTAGAAATAGAGATTTCATCAAATGTTGATTTTTCTTTATTAGATGAATATTTAAATAGTTTTAAAAAGGAGTCTTAA
- a CDS encoding PLDc N-terminal domain-containing protein produces MTGILVSSFLMIFVVFSFVLYIYILIDILRHEFTGYNKIIWIIVIICFPILGALLYLVFGRGQRVKK; encoded by the coding sequence ATGACAGGAATTTTAGTCTCTTCTTTTTTGATGATATTTGTAGTTTTCTCTTTCGTTTTATATATTTATATTTTAATAGATATTTTAAGGCATGAGTTTACAGGTTATAATAAAATCATTTGGATAATAGTAATTATTTGTTTTCCTATTTTAGGGGCTTTGTTATATTTGGTTTTTGGAAGAGGGCAAAGAGTAAAAAAGTAG
- the hemN gene encoding oxygen-independent coproporphyrinogen III oxidase codes for MIDFAKFVKYSKPGPRYTSYPTAPEFSESFTQKDLKEYYKNQSDDRALSLYIHMPFCRSACYFCGCNTIFTSKEDKKSRYIEYLKKELNILKNHLNTKRVVTQMHFGGGTPTYFSPSQLEEVITAVKEIFPNFASDAEVSCEVDPRYFTVEHMNVLKAGGCNRLSFGVQDLDETVQKTIHRIQPFELTQNVINIARNAGIHSVNTDLIYGLPFQTKESFKKTLEKMLTLNTDRFAVFNYAHVPWLMKTMRKFDESTFPKPETKLEMLKDTIDFFTTNGYKMVGMDHFAKPEDELFKAIEKGELHRNFQGYTTKGGADLIGIGLTSIGNGVDYYAQNYKEIEPWEKAIDNGDLPVFKGYALSADDQLRQFVIMELMSNFSLNITRVEKEFNINFKEYFDDAIEALKEFEEAELLNITDNKIEVSQTGTMLIRNICMPFDAYLNKIPEEKRRFSKTI; via the coding sequence ATGATAGATTTTGCTAAATTTGTCAAATATTCAAAACCAGGACCTAGATATACTTCATATCCAACAGCTCCTGAATTTAGTGAAAGTTTCACACAAAAAGATTTAAAAGAGTATTATAAAAATCAAAGTGATGATAGAGCATTATCACTTTATATTCATATGCCTTTTTGTAGAAGTGCTTGTTATTTTTGTGGTTGTAATACAATCTTTACTTCTAAAGAAGATAAAAAAAGCAGATATATTGAATATTTAAAAAAAGAGTTAAATATTTTAAAAAATCATCTAAATACTAAAAGAGTTGTAACTCAAATGCATTTTGGAGGAGGAACACCTACATATTTTTCTCCTTCTCAATTAGAAGAGGTTATAACTGCTGTAAAAGAGATTTTTCCAAACTTCGCTAGTGATGCAGAAGTTTCTTGTGAAGTGGATCCTCGATATTTTACAGTTGAACATATGAATGTTTTAAAAGCTGGTGGTTGCAATCGTCTTAGTTTTGGAGTTCAAGATTTAGATGAAACTGTACAAAAAACTATTCATAGAATTCAACCTTTTGAACTTACTCAAAATGTTATAAATATAGCCAGAAATGCGGGAATTCACTCAGTTAATACAGATTTAATTTATGGACTACCTTTTCAAACGAAAGAGAGTTTCAAAAAAACTTTAGAGAAGATGCTTACATTAAATACTGATAGATTTGCTGTATTTAATTATGCTCATGTTCCTTGGCTTATGAAAACTATGAGAAAATTTGATGAATCAACTTTTCCAAAACCAGAAACAAAACTAGAGATGTTAAAAGATACTATTGATTTCTTTACAACAAATGGTTATAAAATGGTAGGAATGGATCACTTTGCAAAACCTGAAGATGAGTTATTTAAAGCTATTGAAAAAGGTGAATTACATAGAAATTTTCAAGGATATACTACAAAAGGTGGAGCTGATTTAATAGGAATTGGTTTAACATCTATTGGAAATGGTGTTGATTATTACGCTCAAAACTATAAAGAGATAGAGCCTTGGGAAAAAGCTATTGATAATGGAGATTTACCAGTATTTAAAGGTTATGCCTTAAGTGCTGATGACCAATTAAGACAATTTGTAATTATGGAACTTATGAGTAATTTCTCTTTAAATATTACAAGGGTTGAAAAAGAGTTTAATATCAATTTCAAAGAGTATTTTGATGATGCAATTGAAGCTTTAAAAGAGTTTGAAGAAGCTGAACTTTTAAATATAACTGACAATAAAATAGAAGTTTCTCAAACAGGAACTATGCTTATTAGAAATATTTGTATGCCATTTGATGCATATTTAAATAAAATTCCTGAAGAAAAAAGAAGATTTTCTAAAACCATTTAA
- the argF gene encoding ornithine carbamoyltransferase has product MRHFLTLADYSKEEILEILNLAKQIKDETKRREFKDYMPKKTLGMIFEKSSTRTRVSFETGIYQLGGIGLFLSSNDIQLGRGEPMSDTSRVISRMVDMVMIRTFEQSKIEEFAKYSKVPVINGLTNEYHPVQLMADYMTIQEAGLSEDLVVAYVGDGNNMAHSWLNMAAKLGFELRIATPKGYEVDANILEKALEMAKNSGAKIIITNDPKEAIKDSTVVTTDTWVSMGQEDEKEKRVKDFAGYMVDSNMMKLAQEKAIFLHCLPAYRGYEVSDEVMESSQSLIFEEAENRLHAQKGVMVWLDRKRDEK; this is encoded by the coding sequence ATGAGACACTTCTTAACATTAGCTGATTATTCTAAAGAGGAAATCTTAGAAATACTAAACTTAGCTAAACAAATCAAAGATGAAACTAAACGAAGAGAATTTAAAGATTATATGCCTAAAAAAACATTAGGTATGATTTTTGAAAAAAGTTCAACAAGAACCAGAGTATCTTTTGAAACAGGTATTTATCAGTTAGGTGGTATTGGTTTATTTCTTTCATCAAATGATATTCAATTAGGTCGTGGTGAGCCTATGAGTGACACATCTAGAGTAATTTCTAGAATGGTTGATATGGTGATGATTAGAACTTTTGAACAAAGTAAAATTGAAGAGTTTGCAAAATATTCAAAAGTTCCTGTAATAAATGGTTTAACAAATGAATACCACCCAGTACAACTTATGGCTGATTATATGACTATCCAAGAAGCAGGACTAAGTGAAGATTTAGTTGTTGCTTATGTTGGTGATGGTAATAATATGGCTCATTCATGGCTAAATATGGCTGCAAAACTTGGTTTTGAACTTAGAATTGCAACGCCTAAAGGTTATGAAGTAGATGCAAATATTTTAGAAAAAGCTCTTGAAATGGCAAAAAATAGTGGTGCAAAAATCATTATAACAAATGACCCCAAAGAGGCTATTAAAGACTCAACAGTTGTTACAACTGATACTTGGGTTTCTATGGGGCAAGAAGATGAAAAAGAGAAAAGAGTAAAAGATTTTGCTGGGTATATGGTTGATTCAAATATGATGAAATTAGCACAAGAAAAAGCAATTTTCTTACATTGTTTACCTGCATATAGAGGTTATGAAGTTAGCGATGAAGTAATGGAAAGTTCTCAAAGTCTTATTTTTGAAGAAGCAGAAAACAGACTTCATGCACAAAAAGGTGTAATGGTTTGGCTTGATAGAAAAAGAGATGAGAAATAA